Proteins from one Camelina sativa cultivar DH55 chromosome 8, Cs, whole genome shotgun sequence genomic window:
- the LOC104709207 gene encoding F-box protein At5g18160-like, with translation MDEQEEKQRTTQSSSISKTRSSHRNHKSQSNSIPLDITVEILSRLPAKSIVRSRSVCKLWSFVTTTPEFIRARSKKTSPPCVLLVFRKHDKLIVFSSPQHKDTYSHVEDCQITTPKNGFIRGFDFVHGLICMEGSKRLEIWNPTMKRFFTLPDPQGTGDGYYVGGFLGYEPIGGKYKALCIVRGCNTQVLTLGARESWRVITKGSPIHWPAKDCGRCINGVIYYKAICMPYRHALVSFDLRSESFGLIEFPMRDYVRFLMVSYEGRLALISSIGSVVELWSLEDSENLKYWSCKQFLFSLPANKRFKSLDLKGVTDAGELIYTGMSLNGSFCVVYFDPKKDSIRETKFAAGNEIWQPDRLGFDLVNDFYVLPNHIESFISL, from the coding sequence ATGGACGAACAAGAAGAGAAGCAGAGAACAACACAATCTTCATCTATATCGAAGACAAGATCCTCACATCGTAATCACAAATCTCAGTCAAACTCGATTCCTCTCGACATAACCGTCGAGATACTCTCAAGACTTCCTGCGAAATCAATCGTGAGATCTCGCTCCGTCTGTAAGCTATGGTCGTTCGTCACCACCACACCAGAGTTCATCAGGGCTCGGTCCAAGAAGACATCACCACCGTGTGTGCTACTAGTCTTCCGAAAACACGACAAACTGATCGTTTTCTCGTCTCCGCAACACAAGGATACTTATTCTCATGTGGAAGATTGTCAAATCACAACCCCAAAGAATGGTTTCATCcgtggttttgattttgttcacgGTTTGATTTGCATGGAAGGTTCTAAAAGGCTCGAGATTTGGAACCCTACCATGAAACGATTCTTCACTTTACCTGACCCTCAAGGCACCGGAGACGGATACTACGTAGGAGGGTTTTTAGGATATGAACCGATTGGAGGTAAATACAAAGCACTGTGCATTGTCAGAGGATGCAACACTCAAGTTCTTACATTAGGAGCTCGAGAATCATGGAGAGTAATAACCAAAGGCAGCCCTATCCATTGGCCTGCTAAAGATTGTGGGAGATGCATTAATGGAGTTATCTACTATAAAGCTATTTGCATGCCTTATAGGCATGCTTTAGTGAGCTTTGATCTCAGGTCTGAGAGTTTCGGTTTGATCGAGTTTCCCATGCGTGATTACGTTCGTTTTCTGATGGTATCTTATGAGGGAAGGTTGGCTTTGATAAGTTCCATTGGCTCTGTTGTTGAATTATGGAGTTTGGAGGATTCAGAGAATCTTAAATATTGGTCGTGTAAACAGTTTCTTTTCAGTCTTCCTGCTAACAAAAGATTCAAGTCTTTGGATCTGAAGGGTGTTACTGATGCTGGTGAGCTTATCTATACAGGAATGAGTTTGAATGGATCGTTCTGTGTTGTGTATTTTGATCCGAAGAAAGACAGTATAAGAGAAACTAAGTTTGCAGCAGGTAACGAGATTTGGCAACCTGATAGACTTGGATTTGATCTTGTCAATGACTTTTATGTTTTACCAAATCACATTGAGAGTTTCATCTCATTGTAA
- the LOC104706124 gene encoding glutamate dehydrogenase 1: MNALAATNRNFKLASRLLGLDSKLEKSLLIPFREIKVECTIPKDDGTLASFVGFRVQHDNARGPMKGGIRYHPEVDPDEVNALAQLMTWKTAVAKIPYGGAKGGIGCDPSKLSISELERLTRVFTQKIHDLIGIHTDVPAPDMGTGPQTMAWILDEYSKFHGYSPAVVTGKPIDLGGSLGRDAATGRGVMFGTEALLNEHGKSISGQRFVIQGFGNVGSWAAKLISEKGGKIVAVSDITGAIKNKDGIDIPALLEYTKQHRGVKGFDGADPIDPNVILLEDCDILVPAALGGVINRENANEIKAKFIIEAANHPTDPDADEILSKKGVVILPDIYANSGGVTVSYFEWVQNIQGFMWEEEKVNDELKTYMTRSFKDLKEMCKTHSCDLRMGAFTLGVNRVAQATILRGWGA, translated from the exons aTGAATGCTTTAGCAGCAACAAACAGAAACTTCAAGTTAGCTTCAAGGCTTCTTGGTTTGGATTCTAAGCTCGAGAAAAGTCTACTCATCCCCTTCCGTGAAATCAAG GTGGAATGTACCATACCGAAAGACGATGGGACATTAGCATCATTCGTTGGGTTCAGAGTGCAACACGACAATGCTAGAGGTCCCATGAAAGGTGGAATCAGATATCATCCCGag GTTGATCCAGATGAAGTGAACGCATTGGCTCAGCTAATGACTTGGAAAACAGCTGTGGCTAAGATTCCTTACGGTGGAGCCAAAGGAGGGATTGGTTGTGATCCGAGCAAGCTGAGTATCTCCGAGCTCGAGAGGTTGACTCGAGTTTTCACTCAGAAGATTCATGATCTCATTGGGATTCATACTGATGTTCCAGCTCCTGATATGGGCACTGGTCCTCAG ACAATGGCTTGGATTCTTGATGAGTACTCGAAGTTTCATGGATACTCGCCTGCAGTTGTGACTGGAAAGCCCATT GATCTTGGTGGATCGCTAGGTAGAGACGCTGCTACTGGAAGaggagtgatgtttggaaccGAAGCTTTGCTTAACGAGCACGGCAAGAGCATATCAGGGCAACGTTTTGTCATCCAG GGGTTTGGTAATGTGGGTTCTTGGGCGGCGAAGCTGATAAGTGAAAAGGGTGGGAAGATTGTTGCGGTGAGTGACATTACCGGAGCAATCAAGAACAAGGACGGTATTGATATCCCGGCCTTGCTCGAGTATACAAAACAACACAGAGGTGTCAAAGGGTTTGATGGTGCGGATCCAATCGATCCAAATGTCATACTGCTCGAGGATTGCGATATCCTTGTCCCTGCAGCACTTGGTGGTGTCATCAACAG GGAGAATGCGAATGAGATTAAAGCAAAGTTCATAATAGAAGCTGCTAATCATCCAACTGATCCAGACGCTGACGAG ATTTTAAGTAAGAAAGGTGTGGTTATTCTCCCAGACATATACGCAAACTCTGGAGGTGTCACTGTCAGTTACTTCGAATGGGTTCAG AACATACAAGGGTTTATGTGGGAAGAAGAGAAGGTGAACGATGAGCTAAAGACTTACATGACTCGCTCTTTCAAGGACTTGAAAGAGATGTGCAAAACTCACTCCTGCGATCTCCGGATGGGAGCTTTCACTCTCGGTGTTAACCGTGTGGCTCAGGCTACCATCCTCAGAGGTTGGGGAGCTTAA
- the LOC104709208 gene encoding casein kinase 1-like protein HD16 — MPELRSGARRLRQPSPQVIDQAENIELPPQPVTRRRGGGRGRGNAAAKAPAPPRPTGAAGRGRGIRLIDLEAEPIEVRPAVGEPVFNQVEGVADKDIAMEGGSAEKVVGVEEDSSTAPVPERVQVGNSPVYKTERKLGKGGFGQVFVGRRVSGGSDRIGADAIEVALKFEHRNSKGCNFGPPYEWQVYNTLNGCYGVPAVHHKGRQGDFYILVMDMLGPSLWDVWNSSGQSMSPNMVACIAVESISILEKLHMKGFVHGDVKPENFLLGQPGTADEKKLYLIDLGLESLAYTLIFLLKGRLPWQGYQGDNKSFLVCKKKMSTSPELMCCFSPPPFKLFLEAVTNMKFDEEPSYAKLITIFDSLIEPCALSRPIRIDGALKVGQKRGRLLLNLEEDEQPKKKIRIGSPACQWISVYNARRPMKQRYHYNVADTRLHQHVQKGNEDGLLISCVASAANLWALIMDAGTGFTSQVYELSTVFLHKDWIMEQWEKNYYISSIAGSDNGSSLVIMSKGTSYTQQSYKVSDSFPFKWINKKWKEDFHVTSMTTAGNRWGVVMSRNSGFSDQVVELDFLYPSDGIHRRWESGYRITSMAATADQAAFILSVPKRKMMDETQETLRTTAFPSTHVKEKWAKNLYIASICFGRTVC, encoded by the exons ATGCCAGAGTTAAGAAGTGGAGCACGTAGATTGAGACAACCTAGCCCTCAGGTGATTGATCAGGCCGAAAACATTGAACTCCCTCCTCAGCCTGTAACAAGGAGAAGAGGTGGTGGTAGAGGAAGGGGAAACGCTGCAGCAAAAGCCCCTGCACCTCCTAGACCAACTGGTGCTGCCGGTAGGGGTAGAGGCATCAGGTTAATAGATTTAGAGGCTGAACCTATTGAGGTTCGTCCAGCAGTAGGTGAACCTGTTTTTAATCAAGTTGAAGGGGTAGCTGATAAAGATATCGCTATGGAAGGTGGTAGCGCAGAGAAGGTAGTTGGTGTGGAAGAAGATTCCAGCACGGCTCCAGTCCCTGAAAGG GTACAAGTTGGAAATTCTCCTGTTTATAAGACTGAGAGGAAACTCGGTAAAGGAGGCTTTGGGCAAGTATTTGTTGGTAGAAGGGTGAGTGGTGGAAGTGATAGGATTGGGGCAGATGCAATTGAG gtgGCTTTAAAATTTGAGCACCGCAATAGCAAAGGCTGCAACTTTGGCCCACCTTACGAGTGGCAAGTGTACAA TACGCTTAATGGTTGCTATGGAGTTCCTGCGGTACATCATAAGGGTCGTCAAGGAGATTTTTACATTCTT GTCATGGACATGCTTGGTCCGAGTCTCTGGGATGTTTGGAATTCTTCGGGGCAATC GATGTCTCCAAACATGGTAGCCTGCATTGCTGTTGAATCCATATCTATTCTTGAGAAACTTCATATGAAAGG GTTTGTCCACGGAGATGTGAAGCCCGAAAACTTTTTACTCGGTCAACCGGGAACAGCAGACGAGAAAAAGCTCTACCTTATTGATCTTGGTCTTG AGTCATTGGCTTATACCTTAATTTTTCTCTTGAAGGGAAGACTGCCATGGCAAGGTTATCAG GGTGACAATAAGAGCTTTCTTGTATGCAAGAAAAAGATGTCAACTTCTCCTGAACTGATGTGCTGTTTTAGTCCACCCCCGTTTAAGTTATTCCTCGAGGCAGTTACTAATATGAAGTTTGACGAAGAGCCCAGCTATGCAAAGCTTATTACAATTTTTGATTCTCTTATTGAACCATGTGCTCTATCTCGTCCAATTAGAATTGATGGGGCTCTTAAG GTTGGCCAAAAACGAGGAAGATTACTTCTTAATTTGGAAGAGGATGAACagccaaagaagaaaatcaGAATTGGCAGTCCTGCTTGTCAGTGGATCTCCGTCTATAATGCTCGTCGTCCAATGAAACAGAG ATATCACTACAACGTTGCAGACACAAGGCTGCACCAACATGTTCAGAAAGGTAACGAGGATGGCCTTTTAATTAGCTGTGTAGCATCAGCAGCTAATCTCTGGGCCCTCATAATGGATGCTGGGACTGGATTCACCTCTCAAGTTTATGAATTGTCAACGGTTTTCCTTCACAAG gACTGGATTATGGAACAGTGGGAAAAGAACTACTATATCAGTTCCATAGCTGGTTCAGATAACGGGAGCTCATTAGTTATCATGTCAAAAG GTACTTCTTATACTCAGCAATCTTACAAAGTCAGCGACTCATTTCCTTTCAAGTGGATAAATAAGAAATGGAAAGAAGATTTTCATGTAACCTCCATGACAACTGCTGGGAACCGTTGGGGTGTGGTAATGTCGAGGAACTCGGGCTTCTCTGATCAG GTCGTGGAGCTCGATTTTTTGTACCCAAGTGATGGGATACATAGGAGGTGGGAAAGTGGGTATAGGATAACATCAATGGCAGCAACTGCAGACCAAGCAGCTTTTATATTAAGTGTACCAAAACGTAAAATGATGGATGAAACTCAAGAGACTCTTCGCACCACCGCCTTTCCAAGCACTCACGTTAAG GAGAAATGGGCGAAAAATCTGTACATTGCGTCAATATGCTTTGGGAGGACAGTGTGCTGA
- the LOC104706123 gene encoding H/ACA ribonucleoprotein complex subunit 1-like protein 2 isoform X2 — MRPPRGGGNFRGRGGRDGGGSGRFGGGGRGGGRYGGGYRDEGPPSEVVEVATFLHPCEGDAVTKLTNPKIPHFNAPIYLENKTQIGRVDEIFGPINESLFTIKMMEGVVATSYTQGDKFFINPEKLLHLSRFLPQPKGQSGGAPRGRGAPRGRGNFGGAPRGRGFQPRGGFRGAFRGRGRG, encoded by the exons aTGAGACCACCACGCGGCGGCGGGAATTTTAGGGGAAGGGGAGGAAGAGACGGCGGCGGAAGTGGACGTTTTGGTGGCGGCGGACGTGGCGGAGGACGCTATGGTGGTGGTTATCGTGACGAAGGACCTCCCAGCGAAGTCGTTG AAGTTGCAACCTTTCTCCATCCTTGTGAGGGAGATGCTGTGACCAAGCTAACGAATCCGAAAATCCCACATTTCAATGCCCCAATCTACCTAGAAAACAAGACCCAGATTGGGAGAGTTGATGAAATCTTTGGTCCCATTAATGAATCT ctgTTTACTATCAAAATGATGGAAGGTGTTGTAGCTACCTCTTATACTCAAGGCGACAAGTTCTTCATTAACCCTGAGAAGCTTTTACATCTATCAAGATTCCTTCCTCAACCAAA GGGGCAATCAGGAG GTGCTCCCCGTGGTAGAGGAGCTCCCCGTGGAAGAGGCAATTTCGGAGGTGCCCCCCGTGGTAGAGGGTTTCAACCAAGAGGTGGTTTTCGTGGAGCCTTCAGAGGCCGAGGGAGAGGGTAG
- the LOC104706123 gene encoding H/ACA ribonucleoprotein complex subunit 1-like protein 2 isoform X1, whose amino-acid sequence MRPPRGGGNFRGRGGRDGGGSGRFGGGGRGGGRYGGGYRDEGPPSEVVEVATFLHPCEGDAVTKLTNPKIPHFNAPIYLENKTQIGRVDEIFGPINESLFTIKMMEGVVATSYTQGDKFFINPEKLLHLSRFLPQPKGQSGGAPRGRGAPRGRGAPRGRGAPRGRGNFGGAPRGRGFQPRGGFRGAFRGRGRG is encoded by the exons aTGAGACCACCACGCGGCGGCGGGAATTTTAGGGGAAGGGGAGGAAGAGACGGCGGCGGAAGTGGACGTTTTGGTGGCGGCGGACGTGGCGGAGGACGCTATGGTGGTGGTTATCGTGACGAAGGACCTCCCAGCGAAGTCGTTG AAGTTGCAACCTTTCTCCATCCTTGTGAGGGAGATGCTGTGACCAAGCTAACGAATCCGAAAATCCCACATTTCAATGCCCCAATCTACCTAGAAAACAAGACCCAGATTGGGAGAGTTGATGAAATCTTTGGTCCCATTAATGAATCT ctgTTTACTATCAAAATGATGGAAGGTGTTGTAGCTACCTCTTATACTCAAGGCGACAAGTTCTTCATTAACCCTGAGAAGCTTTTACATCTATCAAGATTCCTTCCTCAACCAAA GGGGCAATCAGGAGGTGCTCCCCGTGGTAGAGGAGCTCCCCGTGGAAGAGGTGCTCCCCGTGGTAGAGGAGCTCCCCGTGGAAGAGGCAATTTCGGAGGTGCCCCCCGTGGTAGAGGGTTTCAACCAAGAGGTGGTTTTCGTGGAGCCTTCAGAGGCCGAGGGAGAGGGTAG
- the LOC104706126 gene encoding ADP-glucose phosphorylase-like: protein MTSPSHTPNRGGESVETQSPELRKDPVTNRWVIFSPARAKRPTDFKSKSPNNPNPKPSSCPFCIGREQECAPEIFRVPDHDPNWKLRVIENLYPALSRNLETQSTQNETTRTATVRTIPGFGFHDVVIESPVHSIELSDLDPVCIGEVLISYKKRIQQITQHDSINYIQVFKNHGASAGASMSHSHSQIMALPVVPPTVSSRLDGTKEYFNETGKCCLCEAKARHFVIDESSHFVSVAPFAATYPFEVWIVPKDHFSHFHYLDDVKAVDLGGLLKLMLQKIAKQLNDPPYNYMIHTSPIKVTESQLRYTHWFLQIVPQLSGVGGFEIGTGCYINPVFPEDVAKVLREVTLT from the exons atgacGTCACCGAGTCACACCCCAAATCGCGGCGGCGAATCGGTCGAGACTCAGTCCCCTGAGCTCAGGAAAGATCCGGTGACTAACCGCTGGGTCATATTCTCTCCCGCCAGAGCCAAGAGACCGACTGATTTCAAATCGAAATCTCCAAACAACCCTAACCCCAAACCTTCCTCGTGCCCCTTTTGCATCGGCCGTGAGCAAGAGTGTGCGCCGGAGATATTTCGAGTGCCGGATCATGACCCGAATTGGAAACTCCGGGTCATCGAGAATCTATACCCGGCTTTAAGCAGGAATCTCGAGACCCAATCGACGCAAAACGAGACGACGAGGACGGCTACGGTTCGGACTATACCCGGATTCGGGTTCCACGACGTGGTGATCGAATCTCCTGTTCACTCGATTGAGCTCTCCGATTTAGATCCGGTTTGTATCGGCGAGGTCTTGATCTCGTATAAGAAGAGGATCCAACAGATCACGCAACACGATTCCATCAATTACATTCAG GTATTCAAGAACCATGGTGCGTCAGCTGGAGCATCAATGAGTCACTCCCACAGTCAGATCATGGCTCTACCAGTTGTTCCTCCAACAGTTTCTTCACGCCTTGATGGTACTAAGGAATATTTCAACGAGACTGGGAAATGTTGTCTATGTGAAGCTAAAGCAAGACACTTTGTGATTGATGAGTCTTCTCATTTTGTTTCCGTTGCTCCTTTCGCTGCTACGTATCCTTTTGAGGTTTGGATTGTTCCCAAGGATCATTTTTCCCACTTCCATTATCTCGATGACGTTAAG GCTGTTGACCTTGGAGGACTTCTGAAACTCATGCTTCAGAAGATAGCTAAGCAGCTAAACGATCCGCCGTATAATTATATGATCCACACTTCCCCCATCAAGGTCACAGAATCACAGTTACGTTATACACACTGGTTCTTACAGATTGTACCTCAGCTTTCTGGGGTTGGTGGGTTTGAGATTGGCACAGGGTGTTACATAAATCCAGTTTTCCCGGAGGATGTAGCAAAGGTTTTGCGGGAAGTAACCCTTACTTGA
- the LOC104709209 gene encoding uncharacterized protein LOC104709209 encodes MDLSTGSSSMSRSSGILKKCDCGLPAKIFTSKTEKNLSRRFFGCQLYKDGGTEHCKYFKRFDQEEVKGWPRNALIQAVAENREKEIVIDQLKITIVELRSDLEKHLEDSGKVLYRQRLIITSLTGLLVCAFDHHIVNWIACMCHWSHYIWLM; translated from the exons ATGGATTTAAGCACGGGTTCATCTAGTATGAGTAGATCTTCTGGAATTCTGAAGAAGTGTGATTGTGGATTGCCAGCAAAGATTTTCACATCAAAGACTGAAAAAAATCTTAGCAGAAGGTTTTTCGGATGTCAATTGTACAAG GATGGTGGAACTGAGCACTGCAAATACTTTAAGAGGTTTGATCAAGAAGAGGTGAAAGGGTGGCCGCGAAACGCTTTAATTCAAGCTGTAGCTGAAAATCGTGAAAAGGAAATAGTGATAGATCAACTCAAGATAACAATTGTGGAACTTCGTAGTGATCTGGAGAAGCATTTAGAAGATTCGGGAAAGGTCCTCTATAGGCAACGTTTGATCATCACATCGTTAACTGGATTGCTTGTATGTGCTTTTGATCATCACATCGTTAACTGGATTGCTTGTATGTGCCATTGGAGCCATTATATTTGGCTGATGTGA
- the LOC104706127 gene encoding short-chain type dehydrogenase/reductase-like isoform X2 — translation MAAASSVPSLADRVAIVTGSSRGIGRAVAIHLADLGAKIVINYTTRSTEADQVAAEINSSAGAGSEPIAVVFRADISEPSQVESLFHAAEKAFNSPVHIPVNSAGILDPNYPTIANTPVEAFDRIFKGSFLCCKEAAKQLKRGGGGRIILVTSSLTEALIPGQGAYTASKAAVEALVKILAKELKGSGITANCVSPGPVATEMFFDGKSDETVKYIIDNSPFGRLGETKDIASVVGFLASDGGEWINGQVIVANGAFLK, via the exons ATGGCTGCAGCTTCGTCAGTTCCCTCTCTCGCTGACCGAGTCGCAATAGTCACCGGTTCATCTCGTGGTATTGGCCGAGCCGTAGCCATACACCTCGCCGACCTCGGCGCCAAGATAGTCATCAACTACACCACCAGATCCACTGAGGCCGATCAAGTCGCCGCCGAAATCAACTCATCCGCCGGCGCCGGTTCGGAGCCTATAGCCGTCGTATTCCGCGCCGATATATCAGAGCCGAGCCAGGTCGAGTCTCTCTTCCACGCGGCGGAGAAAGCCTTTAACTCGCCGGTTCACATCCCGGTTAACTCAGCTGGAATCCTCGATCCTAATTACCCTACCATCGCCAACACCCCAGTTGAAGCTTTCGATCGCATCTTCAA AGGATCATTCTTGTGCTGTAAAGAAGCTGCAAAACAGCTAAAACGTGGAGGTGGTGGGAGGATTATACTGGTAACGTCTTCACTAACCGAGGCGCTGATCCCAGGGCAAGGAGCTTACACAGCATCAAAAGCAGCTGTTGAAGCATTGGTGAAGATTCTTGCTAAGGAACTTAAAGGTTCAGGAATCACTGCAAACTGTGTTTCTCCAGGGCCTGTTGCGACTGAGATGTTCTTTGATGGGAAGAGCGATGAGACGGTTAAGTACATCATTGATAATAGTCCTTTTGGTAGGCTTGGTGAGACTAAAGACATTGCTTCTGTTGTTGGTTTCTTAGCTAGTGATGGTGGTGAATGGATCAATGGGCAAGTTATTGTTGCTAATGGTGCATTCCTCAAATGA
- the LOC104706127 gene encoding short-chain type dehydrogenase/reductase-like isoform X1, translated as MAAASSVPSLADRVAIVTGSSRGIGRAVAIHLADLGAKIVINYTTRSTEADQVAAEINSSAGAGSEPIAVVFRADISEPSQVESLFHAAEKAFNSPVHIPVNSAGILDPNYPTIANTPVEAFDRIFKVNTRGSFLCCKEAAKQLKRGGGGRIILVTSSLTEALIPGQGAYTASKAAVEALVKILAKELKGSGITANCVSPGPVATEMFFDGKSDETVKYIIDNSPFGRLGETKDIASVVGFLASDGGEWINGQVIVANGAFLK; from the exons ATGGCTGCAGCTTCGTCAGTTCCCTCTCTCGCTGACCGAGTCGCAATAGTCACCGGTTCATCTCGTGGTATTGGCCGAGCCGTAGCCATACACCTCGCCGACCTCGGCGCCAAGATAGTCATCAACTACACCACCAGATCCACTGAGGCCGATCAAGTCGCCGCCGAAATCAACTCATCCGCCGGCGCCGGTTCGGAGCCTATAGCCGTCGTATTCCGCGCCGATATATCAGAGCCGAGCCAGGTCGAGTCTCTCTTCCACGCGGCGGAGAAAGCCTTTAACTCGCCGGTTCACATCCCGGTTAACTCAGCTGGAATCCTCGATCCTAATTACCCTACCATCGCCAACACCCCAGTTGAAGCTTTCGATCGCATCTTCAA GGTGAACACAAGAGGATCATTCTTGTGCTGTAAAGAAGCTGCAAAACAGCTAAAACGTGGAGGTGGTGGGAGGATTATACTGGTAACGTCTTCACTAACCGAGGCGCTGATCCCAGGGCAAGGAGCTTACACAGCATCAAAAGCAGCTGTTGAAGCATTGGTGAAGATTCTTGCTAAGGAACTTAAAGGTTCAGGAATCACTGCAAACTGTGTTTCTCCAGGGCCTGTTGCGACTGAGATGTTCTTTGATGGGAAGAGCGATGAGACGGTTAAGTACATCATTGATAATAGTCCTTTTGGTAGGCTTGGTGAGACTAAAGACATTGCTTCTGTTGTTGGTTTCTTAGCTAGTGATGGTGGTGAATGGATCAATGGGCAAGTTATTGTTGCTAATGGTGCATTCCTCAAATGA